A stretch of Schistocerca americana isolate TAMUIC-IGC-003095 chromosome 3, iqSchAmer2.1, whole genome shotgun sequence DNA encodes these proteins:
- the LOC124605410 gene encoding cuticle protein 18.7 → MKVLIVVSVLVAACLAKPGYLSLPADTPEVAAAKVAHFAAYHEAAARSAGVVAVAPSYGYAAYGPANIVIGADGVPLDTPEVAARKAADAVAHARAAAGLPAVGPVPVPAAVVPAVDGSVPADTPEVAAAKVAHAAAHVEANVRNAAEAVGIHGLYSVVPSVYSYGVVPGAYSVHHDGTLLTPEGVPLDTPAVAAGKVANAVAHIRAKSGIIV, encoded by the exons ATCGTCGTCAGCGTGCTGGTCGCCGCCTGCCTGGCCAAGCCGGGCTACCTGTCGCTGCCCGCCGACACCCCCGAGGTGGCCGCCGCCAAGGTGGCGCACTTCGCCGCCTACCACGAGGCCGCGGCGCGCTCGGCCGGCGTGGTGGCGGTGGCGCCCTCCTACGGCTACGCCGCCTACGGGCCCGCCAACATCGTGATCGGCGCCGACGGCGTCCCCCTGGACACCCCTGAGGTGGCCGCCCGCAAGGCCGCCGACGCCGTGGCGCACGCCCGCGCCGCCGCCGGGCTGCCCGCCGTCGGGCCCGTCCCCGTGCCCGCCGCCGTCGTGCCCGCCGTCGACGGATCC GTCCCCGCTGACACTCCCGAGGTGGCCGCCGCCAAGGTGGCCCACGCAGCCGCCCACGTGGAGGCCAACGTGCGCAACGCCGCCGAAGCCGTAGGCATCCACGGTCTGTACAGTGTGGTGCCCAGCGTCTACTCGTACGGCGTGGTGCCCGGCGCCTACAGCGTCCACCACGACGGCACGCTGCTCACCCCGGAGGGTGTGCCTCTGGACACCCCTGCCGTGGCCGCAGGCAAGGTGGCCAACGCCGTGGCGCACATCAGGGCCAAGAGCGGCATCATCGTCTGA